In a genomic window of Novosphingobium sp. KA1:
- a CDS encoding TonB-dependent receptor, whose translation MNFGRIALGASAALCVLCPVPALAGDVADGDAEAATEIVVFGRGEAKIGTAHAASEGSVGGSDLLVRPLLRVAELLEAVPGMVAAQHSGSGKANQYFLRGFNLDHGTDFTTYIDGVQMNLRSHGHGQGYLDLNGLIPEIVAREDFRKGPYRADGGDFALAGAASMTTIDRFDRSWLSAEAGSFNSARLAAGGTIKGLGGGDLTLVGQARRYDGPWENDEHLRHYAGFAKYLRGLGEGAFQVSFHAYQATWRPTEQIPERIIGSDVCGDVFCSPDPTARGRSTRLIGNVRVSQPTWSANVYAQYYDWAMYSNPTYAEADGTSAQIDQYDRRWVTGLAASKQWQLAGTLEFSVGTENRYDHIGNVGVNRTTARQVLHSLGRYQVEELSGALYGEATWKPLPGLRLTGGLRGDYYHYSVRARDAAAVALGAGKGHDSIVSPKFSAAYVIATQLELYANWGRGFHSNDVRGAVNVDTPVPVLVRGTGKELGARFQSGTFSLTGTYWWLDVDSELRFVGDSNAVEPTGASRRHGYEMVAFWRPLSWLALDGNYTANHSRYDNGDRIPNAFENAASAGAAIVLDPWEVSLRVRHLGPYPLVEDNSVRDHGSTVFNARAAWKGRKVEIYGEVLNILDSRDKDIAYYYESYIPAFDADGPVEGRLSRVIEPRTFKIGARYTF comes from the coding sequence ATGAATTTCGGTAGAATCGCGCTTGGCGCGAGCGCGGCGCTGTGCGTGCTGTGCCCAGTACCGGCGTTGGCCGGGGATGTTGCGGATGGGGATGCTGAAGCCGCGACGGAAATCGTCGTCTTCGGACGCGGCGAGGCAAAGATCGGCACGGCCCATGCCGCCAGCGAAGGCAGCGTGGGCGGGTCGGATCTGCTGGTTCGCCCATTGCTGCGCGTGGCGGAACTGCTGGAGGCGGTACCGGGCATGGTTGCTGCGCAGCATTCGGGGAGCGGCAAGGCGAACCAGTATTTCCTGCGCGGTTTCAACCTCGATCACGGCACCGATTTCACGACTTATATCGACGGCGTGCAGATGAACTTGCGCAGCCATGGGCACGGGCAGGGCTATCTCGACCTCAATGGCCTGATCCCGGAGATCGTCGCGCGCGAGGATTTCCGCAAAGGTCCCTACCGCGCAGATGGTGGCGACTTTGCGCTGGCCGGTGCTGCCTCCATGACCACTATCGACAGGTTCGACCGTTCGTGGCTTTCGGCCGAGGCGGGCTCCTTCAACTCCGCCCGCCTTGCCGCGGGCGGTACGATCAAGGGCCTTGGCGGCGGCGACCTGACGCTGGTCGGCCAGGCCAGGCGCTACGACGGCCCGTGGGAAAATGACGAGCATTTGCGACACTACGCAGGCTTCGCGAAGTACCTGCGGGGGCTGGGCGAGGGTGCGTTTCAGGTCTCGTTCCATGCCTATCAGGCGACATGGCGGCCGACCGAGCAGATTCCCGAACGCATCATCGGTTCCGATGTTTGCGGTGATGTGTTCTGTTCGCCCGATCCGACCGCGCGAGGCCGGAGCACGCGGCTGATCGGAAATGTCCGGGTCTCGCAGCCGACCTGGAGCGCGAACGTCTATGCCCAGTATTACGACTGGGCCATGTATTCGAACCCGACTTATGCGGAGGCGGACGGCACCAGCGCGCAGATCGACCAGTACGACAGGCGCTGGGTGACCGGGCTTGCCGCCAGCAAGCAGTGGCAATTGGCGGGCACCCTCGAATTCTCGGTCGGCACCGAGAACCGCTATGACCATATCGGCAACGTTGGCGTGAACCGCACTACGGCCCGGCAGGTGCTCCATTCGCTGGGGCGCTACCAGGTGGAGGAACTGTCCGGCGCGCTCTATGGCGAGGCGACTTGGAAACCGCTGCCGGGCCTGCGCCTGACGGGCGGTTTGCGCGGCGACTATTACCACTATTCGGTGCGCGCACGGGACGCAGCCGCAGTCGCGCTCGGCGCGGGCAAGGGGCACGATTCCATCGTCTCGCCGAAATTCTCGGCAGCGTACGTGATCGCGACGCAGCTGGAACTCTATGCCAACTGGGGGCGGGGATTTCACTCGAACGATGTGCGCGGCGCGGTCAATGTCGATACCCCGGTGCCCGTGCTGGTGCGCGGCACCGGCAAGGAACTGGGCGCGCGTTTCCAGTCCGGCACGTTCTCGCTGACGGGTACGTACTGGTGGCTGGATGTGGATAGCGAACTGCGCTTCGTCGGCGATTCCAACGCGGTCGAGCCGACCGGGGCGAGCAGGCGCCATGGCTACGAAATGGTCGCGTTCTGGCGGCCGCTGTCGTGGCTTGCGCTCGATGGCAACTATACTGCCAACCACTCGCGCTACGACAACGGCGACCGTATTCCGAACGCCTTCGAGAATGCGGCGTCGGCGGGTGCGGCCATCGTCCTCGACCCATGGGAGGTGAGCCTGCGCGTGCGTCATCTCGGGCCATATCCGCTGGTCGAGGACAACAGCGTGCGCGATCACGGCAGCACCGTGTTCAACGCCCGTGCGGCGTGGAAGGGCCGCAAGGTCGAGATCTACGGCGAGGTCCTCAACATCCTCGACAGCCGGGACAAGGACATTGCTTACTATTACGAATCCTACATCCCCGCCTTCGATGCGGACGGCCCGGTCGAAGGCCGCCTCAGCCGCGTGATCGAACCGCGCACGTTCAAGATCGGCGCGCGCTACACGTTCTGA
- a CDS encoding VWA domain-containing protein, with translation MSEAERSRRWTLALGIDPESGADPLSPSDRRMSDALGALYGSAADAPKKGRGGLGGSAPSVAKWLGDIRAFFPAPVVQVIQKDAFERKGLRQMLLEPEFLATVEADVNLVADLVSLRSVMPEKTRETAREVIGKVVAELMVRLEARTAEAIRGALDRSRRTHRPRFADIDWPRTIRANLRHYQSEQRTVVPERLVGFMRQQRRIVDLDEVVLCVDQSGSMASSVVYASIFAAVMASLPVVATKLVCFDTAIVDLTEELADPVEVLFGVQLGGGTDINRAVAYCADRIERPAKSHLVLITDLYEGGDADALVDRLAALSRLGVNVIVLLALTDTGRPAHDPALSARVAALDIPVFACTPDQFPDLMAAALRREDIAQWAAAQDIKAIRPDVG, from the coding sequence ATGAGCGAAGCGGAACGCAGCCGCCGCTGGACGCTGGCGCTCGGCATCGATCCCGAGAGCGGCGCCGATCCGCTGTCTCCATCGGATCGGCGCATGTCCGATGCACTCGGCGCGCTCTATGGCAGTGCCGCGGATGCGCCGAAGAAAGGGCGCGGCGGTCTTGGCGGATCAGCGCCGAGCGTGGCGAAATGGCTGGGCGACATTCGCGCGTTCTTCCCCGCCCCGGTCGTGCAGGTGATCCAGAAGGACGCATTCGAACGCAAGGGCCTGCGCCAGATGTTGCTTGAACCCGAGTTTCTGGCGACCGTCGAGGCCGACGTGAATCTCGTGGCCGACCTGGTTTCGCTCCGCTCGGTCATGCCGGAAAAGACCCGCGAAACCGCGCGCGAGGTGATCGGCAAAGTGGTGGCCGAACTGATGGTGAGACTGGAGGCCCGCACGGCGGAGGCCATTCGCGGCGCGCTCGACCGGTCGCGACGCACCCACCGTCCGCGCTTTGCCGATATCGACTGGCCGCGCACGATCCGCGCCAACTTGCGCCATTACCAGAGCGAACAACGCACGGTAGTGCCGGAGCGCCTCGTCGGCTTCATGCGCCAGCAGCGCCGCATCGTCGATCTCGACGAAGTCGTGCTCTGTGTCGACCAGTCCGGCTCGATGGCGAGTTCGGTGGTCTATGCCTCGATCTTCGCGGCGGTCATGGCCTCGCTGCCGGTGGTGGCGACAAAGCTGGTCTGCTTCGACACCGCCATCGTCGACCTCACGGAAGAGCTTGCCGATCCGGTGGAAGTGCTGTTCGGCGTCCAGCTTGGCGGCGGCACCGACATCAACCGCGCCGTCGCCTATTGCGCCGACCGGATCGAGCGCCCCGCCAAGTCGCACCTCGTGCTGATCACCGATCTCTACGAAGGCGGCGATGCTGATGCCCTGGTCGACCGGCTAGCAGCCCTTTCCCGGCTCGGCGTCAACGTGATCGTGCTGCTGGCGCTGACCGACACCGGCCGTCCGGCCCACGATCCGGCGCTCTCGGCCCGCGTCGCCGCGCTCGACATCCCGGTCTTTGCCTGCACGCCCGACCAGTTCCCCGATCTGATGGCGGCCGCCTTGCGGCGCGAGGATATCGCCCAGTGGGCCGCCGCACAGGACATCAAGGCGATCCGTCCGGACGTGGGCTGA
- a CDS encoding DUF5682 family protein — protein MSAPVSLFGIRHHGPGSARRLVEALDALQPVAVLIEGPADASHLLPLLADPAMETPVALLTWAEENPANASFFPFTDYSPEYQAACWAVQHGAMLRFIDLPASDRLGAHHDDAEEHGGAQADDAVSRDPIGTLAAAAGYADGESWWADVIEENPDPGPIFAAVADAMSALRSEGPPLSMREAAREAHMRLEIGRAAKECDGPVAVVCGAWHVPALAAKHAAKSDREILKGRPKTKVRATWAPWTAPRLARASGYGAGVVAPGWCAHVWAAHEGPDRAASWLTKAAHALRKRGHFVSTAGVIEAQRLGVALAALRGRPAPGFEELREAAIACLCGGEAALWNEISAELLIGAQVGAIPPGIPLAPLLEDLQRQQKTTRLKPEALERALTLDLRSESGLARSTLLHRLLALDVPWGKLADAGRSRGTFRENWVLSWQGEFAVRLVENLIHGSTIAQAAAGRLMEAMRTESDLGRLAALVRTAMTADLAAAAEFGTAALETRAALTSDCAALLAALPPMADIVRYGEARAGTVAHLATLMPRIVVEAALALPHAARNLDADAADTLRKAVVAADSAIELAQLDQTVAATWQSALRALLHDDHATRIVSGTAARLLYAAEYLAAEEAATLLARMLSPGTPVTEAAGFFEGFFEGAGQRLIHDRALRAAVDDWLLSLDEDAFTSSLPLFRRVFSVLDHSERRRLMDALFDRSPGGVGGGGAGYRLVPGAAALWPMQEKRILELLAAGAPR, from the coding sequence GCTCGCCGATCCGGCGATGGAGACCCCGGTCGCGCTGCTCACGTGGGCGGAAGAGAACCCGGCAAACGCGAGCTTCTTCCCGTTCACGGACTATTCGCCGGAGTATCAGGCCGCGTGCTGGGCGGTGCAGCATGGCGCAATGCTGCGCTTCATCGACCTGCCCGCCTCGGACCGCCTCGGCGCCCACCACGACGATGCCGAAGAGCACGGCGGAGCGCAGGCTGACGATGCGGTCAGCCGCGATCCCATCGGCACGCTGGCCGCTGCCGCCGGGTATGCCGACGGCGAATCCTGGTGGGCCGACGTCATCGAGGAAAACCCCGATCCCGGCCCGATCTTCGCCGCGGTAGCCGATGCCATGAGCGCACTGCGCAGCGAAGGACCGCCGCTCTCCATGCGCGAAGCCGCGCGCGAGGCCCACATGCGCCTCGAAATCGGCCGCGCCGCCAAGGAATGCGACGGGCCGGTCGCGGTTGTCTGCGGTGCCTGGCACGTGCCCGCGCTTGCAGCAAAACATGCAGCAAAGTCCGATCGCGAGATTCTGAAGGGCCGCCCGAAAACCAAAGTCCGGGCCACCTGGGCGCCCTGGACCGCCCCTCGTCTCGCCCGGGCGAGCGGCTACGGTGCCGGCGTCGTTGCCCCGGGCTGGTGCGCGCATGTCTGGGCAGCGCACGAAGGCCCCGACCGCGCCGCCAGCTGGCTGACCAAAGCGGCGCACGCGCTACGCAAACGCGGCCATTTCGTCTCGACCGCAGGCGTGATCGAGGCGCAGCGCCTCGGCGTCGCGCTGGCCGCCTTGCGCGGCCGCCCCGCCCCCGGCTTCGAGGAACTGCGCGAAGCGGCCATCGCCTGCCTGTGCGGCGGCGAGGCGGCGTTGTGGAACGAGATTTCCGCCGAACTGCTGATCGGCGCGCAAGTCGGCGCGATCCCTCCCGGCATTCCGCTCGCCCCGCTGCTCGAAGACCTCCAGCGCCAGCAGAAGACAACCCGCCTCAAGCCCGAGGCACTGGAACGCGCGCTGACGCTCGACTTGCGCAGCGAAAGCGGCCTCGCCCGCTCCACCCTGCTGCACCGCCTGCTCGCCCTCGACGTGCCATGGGGCAAGCTGGCCGATGCCGGGCGCAGCAGGGGCACCTTCCGCGAAAACTGGGTACTCTCGTGGCAGGGGGAATTCGCGGTTCGGCTGGTCGAAAACCTCATCCATGGCTCCACCATCGCCCAGGCCGCCGCCGGGCGTTTGATGGAGGCGATGCGCACCGAGTCCGACCTCGGCAGGCTGGCCGCGCTGGTGCGCACGGCGATGACCGCCGATCTTGCCGCCGCCGCCGAATTCGGCACTGCAGCGCTCGAAACCCGTGCCGCGCTCACCAGCGATTGCGCAGCCCTGCTTGCAGCCTTGCCGCCGATGGCCGACATCGTGCGCTACGGCGAGGCCCGCGCCGGTACCGTGGCGCATCTGGCCACGCTGATGCCGCGCATCGTCGTCGAGGCCGCGCTGGCCCTTCCCCATGCCGCGCGCAATCTCGACGCCGACGCTGCGGACACCTTGCGCAAGGCCGTTGTCGCCGCCGACAGCGCCATCGAACTGGCGCAGTTGGACCAAACCGTGGCCGCGACCTGGCAAAGCGCCCTGCGCGCCTTGCTGCACGACGATCACGCCACCCGCATCGTCTCCGGCACCGCCGCGCGGCTGCTCTATGCCGCCGAATACCTCGCCGCCGAGGAAGCCGCGACCTTGCTCGCCCGCATGCTCTCGCCCGGAACGCCGGTGACCGAGGCCGCCGGGTTCTTCGAGGGGTTCTTCGAAGGCGCGGGCCAGCGGCTGATCCACGACCGCGCACTTCGCGCCGCGGTGGACGACTGGCTGCTCTCGCTGGACGAAGACGCCTTCACGTCCAGCCTGCCGCTGTTCCGGCGGGTCTTTTCCGTGCTGGACCACAGCGAACGTCGCCGGCTGATGGACGCGCTGTTCGACCGCTCCCCCGGCGGCGTAGGCGGCGGCGGAGCGGGGTATCGCCTGGTGCCGGGCGCTGCGGCGCTCTGGCCCATGCAGGAGAAGCGCATTCTCGAACTTCTGGCTGCAGGAGCACCCCGATGA